The stretch of DNA TGGTCAGGTTTTTCATCGCCCAGGTTAAGCAAAGCAACAATATCAGCGGGTTTGGTATTGTCAAAAAGGGGGAAGATACAACGGCGATTTTTCATAAGCGTATATTATATAACATAACAGACTTAATGGGTTTTCATTTCGAATAGAAAGATCAGAGATTGCCAATGTAAATCAAGCGTGGTTTCCCCATTGTAATTATCGAGATGGCTAAGTTTCATTTTTTGTGCCGTGGATACAATGCCAGCAACATAAACCCAAGGCCGATGGCACCCAGGATGATGTTAAACCCCCAAACCGTGCGGATCCCAAACCATTCTAAAATCGCGCCAGCCAGGTAAGCGCCCAATGCAGCCCCGATGCCGTTTAAGCTTGCTGAATATAATCCCTGACCGGTTGCACGCCAGCGAGGGTTGACCAATTGATCAACGAACCCAATTCCGACCACATAAAAACTAATCACGGCAAAACCGTGGATGACCTGGGAAGGAACAACCCATCCTGGCGTTTTTACAAGAAAGTAAATAAGCCAGCGCAGTGGCAATAACACCGTGCCCATTAAAATAACCCAACGTGGCGACCGATGTTTTAACGCCAGCGGAACCAGCAACATTAAGGGGATTTCCACAACTGCCTGCAAAGAAATCGTCAGTCCTATCAGCCAGTCCTGAGCTTTTAATGATTGGAGAAACAGGGTGATGTTATTGTTATACACAACCAGTGATGCACCAACAAAAATGCTGCCGATCAGAAAAAACACCAGTCGCGGATTGCCGGATAGGATCTCACTAACCTTGGTCTCGGAGTGATGAACCTGACTTCGAGTTTCAGGCAATGTCAGGGTTACCAAACCCAGTAGAATGTAAATTCCTCCTGTCAACCACACCAGGTAATCTGTGTTCTCTCCCAGAAACAGGCTGCCCGCTACCATGCTGATGATGGCAAAGCCCACTGATCCCCACACGCGAAACAGACTGTATTTATCCAGTTCGTCGCTTGCCTCTAAATATTCCAGCAATATTGCAGTGCCGATCGGAATGATAGGCGCACTGAATGCAGCGAATAAAACAATCCAGACAAATGCAGCGACAAAGGATTTCGACAATCCCAATCCAAACATCGCCAACCCCATACCCAAGCAACTGATCAATAATAAGGCTTTACGGGTGTTCAGTCGGTCGCTTAAATAGCTCCAAGCCGGCTGCAAGCCCAAGACCACAATGGGCATTGTGCCCAGAAGCAGCCCAACCTGGAAACCAGAGAAATTCCTGTTGTAA from Brevefilum fermentans encodes:
- a CDS encoding MFS transporter, with translation MTKMNTRFKIFVFLQFGAFGVYGSYLPLFFYNRNFSGFQVGLLLGTMPIVVLGLQPAWSYLSDRLNTRKALLLISCLGMGLAMFGLGLSKSFVAAFVWIVLFAAFSAPIIPIGTAILLEYLEASDELDKYSLFRVWGSVGFAIISMVAGSLFLGENTDYLVWLTGGIYILLGLVTLTLPETRSQVHHSETKVSEILSGNPRLVFFLIGSIFVGASLVVYNNNITLFLQSLKAQDWLIGLTISLQAVVEIPLMLLVPLALKHRSPRWVILMGTVLLPLRWLIYFLVKTPGWVVPSQVIHGFAVISFYVVGIGFVDQLVNPRWRATGQGLYSASLNGIGAALGAYLAGAILEWFGIRTVWGFNIILGAIGLGFMLLALYPRHKK